From Cricetulus griseus strain 17A/GY chromosome 1 unlocalized genomic scaffold, alternate assembly CriGri-PICRH-1.0 chr1_0, whole genome shotgun sequence, a single genomic window includes:
- the Glo1 gene encoding lactoylglutathione lyase isoform X2, with protein MQQTMLRIKDPKKSLDFYTRVLGLTLLQKFDFPSMKFSLYFLAYEDKNDIPKDKSERTAWTFSRKATLELTHNWGTEDDETQSYHNSNSDPRGFGHIGIAVPDVYSACKRFEELGVKFVKKPDDGKMKGLAFIQDPDGYWIEILNPNKIAEII; from the exons ATGCAGCAAACGATGCTGAGAATTAAGGATCCTAAGAAGTCCCTGGATTTTTATACGAGGGTTCTTGGACTGAC GCTACTTCAAAAGTTTGATTTTCCTTCGATGAAATTTTCCCTCTATTTCTTGGCTTACGAGGATAAGAATGACATCCCTAAAGACAAGAGTGAAAGAACAGCATGGACGTTCTCCAGGAAAGCCACCCTTGAGTTGACACA cAACTGGGGCACTGAAGATGATGAGACCCAAAGTTACCACAACAGCAACTCAGACCCTAGGGGATTTG GTCACATTGGGATTGCTGTCCCTGATGTCTACAGTGCCTGTAAACGATTTGAAGAGCTGGGAGTCAAGTTTGTGAAGAAACCTGATGATG GTAAAATGAAAGGTCTGGCATTCATTCAAGACCCTGACGGCTACTGGATTGAAATTCTGAATCCTAACAAAATAGCAGAGATTATTTAG